In a genomic window of Streptomyces sp. SJL17-4:
- a CDS encoding thiazolylpeptide-type bacteriocin, whose amino-acid sequence MSIDDIKNGDDAAFDNFDVAELETLEVAQGVALPEMGASSGSIGTSSSSSSTCSAC is encoded by the coding sequence ATGAGCATCGACGACATCAAGAACGGCGACGACGCGGCCTTCGACAACTTCGACGTCGCGGAGCTGGAGACCCTCGAGGTCGCCCAGGGCGTGGCCCTCCCGGAGATGGGTGCCTCCAGCGGCTCGATCGGCACCTCGTCGTCGTCCTCCTCCACCTGCTCGGCCTGCTGA
- a CDS encoding thiazolylpeptide-type bacteriocin, whose translation MSIDDIKQGQDADKAFENFDVDELETLEVAQGVALPEMGASSGSIGTSSSSSSTCSAC comes from the coding sequence ATGAGCATCGACGACATCAAGCAGGGCCAGGACGCGGACAAGGCGTTCGAGAACTTCGACGTCGACGAGCTGGAGACCCTCGAGGTCGCCCAGGGCGTGGCCCTCCCGGAGATGGGTGCCTCCAGCGGCTCGATCGGCACCTCGTCCTCCTCGTCCTCCACCTGCTCCGCCTGCTGA
- a CDS encoding SagB family peptide dehydrogenase encodes MQTTQTPSDTGPRPLGPALAVPAFTGGVRVLFAPGGGDVATLAGPATSLALRPVRDGVRTALERLAEGPRPAEELYEGLRPAERVQFERVLDRARHLVAHAVLARGGKRELLRLEPVAREAAYVPVLVPADATVRLSRFAFCRTREGALVLESPLVTFRAVLTDPAARTLAAALGEPGTPARLGADAGLDAAGTTDVLGHLVGAGFAELADEGGAFASDDEPVLRQWDFHDLLFHSRIRSGRYDDVFGAVYPHRGAIEPRPAVRPVPEGPAVPLHRPTREEIAAHDPSLTTAIETRRSIRGYGDQEMTARQLGEFLYRVARVRAHYTPEPGSDRDEVVSRPYPSGGQGYELELYVTVRRCEGLAPGIYYYDPVGHRLVLRNEEEADRESLFHVASRATGMEARPDVLVTVTARFQRMSWKYRAIAYATTLRHTGVLYQTMYLVATALGLAPCALGNGDADMSARVLGLDYLQESSVGDFLLGSRRPDDSVAGEPGEGWRMLNSPEWSLPENP; translated from the coding sequence GTGCAGACCACGCAGACACCATCGGACACCGGCCCGCGCCCCCTCGGACCCGCCCTCGCCGTACCGGCGTTCACCGGCGGCGTGCGCGTCCTCTTCGCCCCGGGCGGGGGTGACGTCGCCACCCTCGCCGGGCCCGCCACCTCCCTCGCCCTCCGCCCCGTCCGGGACGGCGTCCGGACCGCCCTGGAGCGGCTCGCCGAAGGGCCCCGGCCCGCCGAGGAGTTGTACGAGGGGCTGCGCCCCGCCGAGCGCGTCCAGTTCGAGCGGGTCCTCGACCGCGCCCGGCACCTGGTCGCGCACGCCGTCCTGGCCCGGGGCGGGAAGCGCGAGTTGCTCCGCCTGGAGCCGGTGGCACGCGAGGCCGCGTACGTGCCGGTCCTCGTCCCCGCCGACGCGACCGTACGGCTCTCCCGCTTCGCCTTCTGCCGCACCCGCGAAGGCGCCCTCGTCCTGGAGTCGCCGCTGGTCACCTTCCGGGCGGTGCTCACCGACCCCGCCGCCCGGACCCTGGCCGCCGCGCTCGGCGAACCCGGCACCCCCGCCCGCCTCGGCGCCGACGCCGGTCTCGACGCGGCCGGCACCACCGATGTCCTCGGCCACCTCGTCGGCGCCGGATTCGCCGAACTCGCGGACGAGGGCGGGGCCTTCGCCTCGGACGATGAACCCGTCCTGCGGCAGTGGGACTTCCACGACCTCCTCTTCCACTCGCGCATCCGCTCCGGCCGGTACGACGACGTGTTCGGCGCCGTCTACCCCCACCGGGGAGCCATCGAGCCCCGGCCGGCCGTGCGGCCCGTCCCCGAAGGTCCCGCCGTGCCCCTCCACCGGCCGACCCGGGAGGAGATCGCGGCCCACGACCCGTCCCTCACCACGGCGATCGAGACCCGGCGGTCCATCCGGGGCTACGGCGACCAGGAGATGACCGCCCGCCAGCTCGGCGAGTTCCTCTACCGTGTCGCGCGCGTCCGCGCCCACTACACGCCGGAGCCCGGCAGCGACCGCGACGAGGTCGTCTCCCGCCCCTACCCGAGCGGCGGCCAGGGCTACGAGCTGGAGCTGTACGTCACCGTGCGGCGCTGCGAGGGCCTGGCGCCCGGCATCTACTACTACGACCCCGTCGGCCACCGGCTCGTCCTGCGGAACGAGGAGGAGGCCGACCGGGAGTCCCTCTTCCACGTGGCCTCCCGGGCCACCGGCATGGAGGCGCGCCCGGACGTCCTCGTCACCGTCACGGCCCGCTTCCAGCGCATGTCGTGGAAGTACCGGGCCATCGCCTACGCGACCACGCTCCGGCACACGGGCGTGCTCTACCAAACGATGTACCTGGTCGCGACGGCCCTCGGTCTCGCCCCGTGCGCCCTGGGCAACGGCGACGCCGACATGTCCGCGCGGGTGCTGGGCCTGGACTACCTCCAGGAGTCCTCGGTGGGCGACTTCCTGCTCGGCAGCCGGCGCCCGGACGACTCCGTCGCAGGTGAGCCGGGTGAGGGCTGGCGCATGCTCAACAGCCCCGAGTGGTCCCTTCCCGAGAACCCCTGA
- a CDS encoding multicopper oxidase family protein — protein MFSRRNAIRLGLTAGAVGAVGAAGGVFQSLTSGTQAVAAEPPAGPPAVTPFTVPLPRPRVLAPYRRTRSADYYAVTMRRARVEILPGLRTEVLTYNGTFPGPTIRARSGRTAVVKQINALSAPTSVHLHGGNNPQDQDGGMMDLIQPGRSKTYVYANRQVGATLWTHDHAHHMESEHVYRGLSGLYLLGDEAEDALGLPSGPYEVPLILRDAHFDAAGQMVYTMDDALNRTTILVNGAPWPYMKVKARKYRFRMVNSCNLRIFVMALSDGSPIIHVGSDGGLLPAPAPSPVIVLSPGERADFVVDFSRYAPGTQVTLANMLGPGPTELVGQIMRFDVEEQVTDTSRVPDVLTTLPPLPTPTVERSFELRMDEPGTGHLAYINEKTFDHDRIDTEIKWGATEVWTVRNTSTTVPHNFHTHLVQFRILERDGMPVYPAEAGLKDTVLLFPGQTAKLQLTFDTHRGVFPYHCHMIDHSAMGMMAQMRIS, from the coding sequence GTGTTCTCTCGCCGCAACGCGATACGACTCGGACTCACCGCCGGTGCCGTCGGCGCTGTCGGCGCGGCCGGCGGGGTGTTCCAGAGCCTCACCTCCGGTACGCAGGCGGTGGCCGCCGAGCCGCCCGCCGGCCCGCCCGCGGTCACCCCGTTCACCGTGCCGCTGCCCCGGCCGCGGGTCCTCGCCCCGTACCGCCGCACCCGGTCGGCCGACTACTACGCGGTCACCATGCGCAGGGCGCGGGTCGAGATCCTGCCCGGGCTGCGGACCGAGGTCCTGACGTACAACGGCACGTTCCCCGGCCCCACCATCCGGGCCCGCAGCGGGCGCACGGCCGTCGTGAAGCAGATCAACGCCCTCTCCGCGCCGACCTCGGTCCATCTGCACGGCGGGAACAACCCGCAGGACCAGGACGGCGGAATGATGGACCTGATCCAGCCGGGCCGCTCGAAGACGTACGTGTACGCCAACCGCCAGGTGGGCGCCACGCTGTGGACGCACGACCACGCGCACCACATGGAGTCCGAGCACGTCTACCGGGGCCTTTCCGGGCTCTACCTCCTCGGCGACGAGGCCGAGGACGCGCTCGGGCTGCCCTCGGGGCCGTACGAGGTGCCGCTGATCCTCCGGGACGCGCACTTCGACGCGGCGGGGCAGATGGTCTACACGATGGACGACGCGCTCAACCGCACGACCATCCTCGTCAACGGGGCCCCGTGGCCGTACATGAAGGTCAAGGCCCGCAAGTACCGCTTCCGGATGGTCAACTCCTGCAACCTGCGCATCTTCGTGATGGCGCTCTCCGACGGCAGCCCCATCATCCACGTCGGCTCGGACGGCGGGCTGCTGCCGGCGCCGGCGCCCTCGCCGGTGATCGTCCTCTCCCCCGGTGAGCGCGCCGACTTCGTCGTCGACTTCTCGCGGTACGCGCCGGGGACCCAGGTCACCCTGGCGAACATGCTGGGCCCCGGGCCGACCGAGCTCGTCGGGCAGATCATGCGCTTCGACGTCGAGGAGCAGGTGACCGACACCAGCCGGGTGCCGGACGTCCTCACCACCCTGCCGCCGCTGCCCACGCCGACCGTGGAGCGGAGCTTCGAACTGCGGATGGACGAGCCGGGCACGGGCCACCTCGCGTACATCAACGAGAAGACCTTCGACCACGACCGGATCGACACCGAGATCAAGTGGGGCGCCACCGAGGTGTGGACGGTCAGGAACACCAGCACGACCGTTCCGCACAACTTCCACACCCATCTGGTGCAGTTCCGCATTCTCGAGCGGGACGGAATGCCGGTCTATCCGGCGGAGGCCGGACTCAAGGACACCGTCCTCCTCTTCCCGGGGCAGACCGCGAAACTCCAGCTGACCTTCGACACCCACCGCGGGGTCTTTCCCTATCACTGCCACATGATCGACCACAGCGCCATGGGAATGATGGCGCAGATGCGTATCTCCTGA
- a CDS encoding AMP-binding protein, with protein sequence MYVRRILDALGKAPGRVVIHHADEAVTAGRLAGSVRATTALLYSRGVRPGDTVAVLTGPNRPLMLAARYAVHLLGATSVYVRSMNPRTDTETFSVATQARLLEDLRVSVLLVDDESAERGDWLTRRVPAVTALTVPWGASAGSTEPLPARLPEPRPDDLATVEFTSGSTGRPKMVAQRYDTREELVSRLAHGLDPRGPATLLSVTPISHTTAPMADAVLASGGRVVLHDEFDAGEALDAFERHGVTDVYLAVPHLYRLLDHPAAPLTDLSSLRRITYSGTPAAPARVARAVELFGDVLIQVYGTTEAGGISSLNPLDHREPELLGSAGRPFPWVRVEIRGPGGGPQVERGVSGEIWISSPTVTAGYLGDEERTGTVFRDGWLCTGDLGHWDRYGYLRLDGRVGDVIKHGGLKLDPAAIEEALMRHPQVRQATVFGVRDRDWVEQVHAAVELYSGAGHTSCDLRGYVAAALTPEHTPVRVSVWPRLPLTPSGKPDRAYLRSVSPPDPTASTAHTTARGGPTATAPGVPKASAPGLPTTSASGAPNATALRGAGAPRVGGTALSSPRGATARDDPVRVSGVGHQPDHASSRTRKGVP encoded by the coding sequence ATGTACGTACGCCGCATTCTCGACGCTCTCGGAAAGGCCCCGGGGCGCGTGGTGATCCACCACGCCGACGAGGCCGTCACCGCCGGCCGGCTCGCCGGCTCGGTGCGGGCCACCACGGCCCTGCTGTACTCCCGCGGCGTCCGCCCCGGTGACACCGTCGCCGTGCTGACCGGCCCCAACCGGCCGTTGATGCTCGCCGCCCGGTACGCCGTCCATCTCCTGGGCGCCACCTCCGTGTACGTACGGTCGATGAATCCGCGTACCGACACGGAGACCTTCTCGGTCGCCACCCAGGCCCGACTCCTGGAGGACCTACGGGTGTCGGTGCTGCTCGTCGACGACGAGAGCGCCGAGCGCGGCGACTGGCTCACCCGCCGCGTCCCGGCCGTGACCGCGCTGACCGTCCCCTGGGGGGCGTCGGCCGGCTCCACCGAACCGCTGCCGGCGCGACTCCCCGAGCCGCGCCCGGACGACCTCGCGACCGTCGAGTTCACCAGCGGGAGCACCGGACGGCCGAAGATGGTCGCCCAGCGGTACGACACACGTGAGGAGCTCGTCAGCCGTCTCGCCCATGGCCTCGATCCCCGGGGACCCGCGACGCTGCTGTCCGTCACGCCGATCAGCCACACGACCGCGCCGATGGCGGACGCGGTGCTCGCGAGCGGCGGACGGGTCGTGCTGCACGACGAGTTCGACGCGGGCGAGGCCCTGGACGCCTTCGAGCGGCACGGGGTCACCGACGTCTATCTCGCCGTCCCGCACCTCTACCGGCTTCTGGACCATCCGGCCGCGCCGCTCACCGATCTGTCCTCGCTGCGCCGCATCACCTACAGCGGCACCCCGGCGGCGCCGGCGCGGGTGGCGCGGGCCGTCGAGCTCTTCGGCGACGTGCTCATCCAGGTGTACGGGACGACGGAGGCGGGCGGTATCAGCAGCCTCAACCCGCTGGACCACCGCGAGCCGGAACTGCTCGGCTCGGCGGGGCGTCCGTTCCCCTGGGTGCGGGTGGAGATCCGCGGCCCCGGCGGCGGCCCCCAGGTGGAGCGGGGGGTGTCGGGCGAGATCTGGATCAGCTCGCCGACGGTCACGGCCGGCTACCTCGGCGACGAGGAACGCACCGGGACGGTCTTCCGCGACGGCTGGCTGTGCACCGGCGACCTGGGGCACTGGGACCGGTACGGCTATCTCCGGCTCGACGGCCGGGTGGGCGACGTGATCAAGCACGGCGGGCTCAAGCTGGACCCGGCGGCCATCGAGGAGGCGCTGATGCGCCATCCGCAGGTGCGTCAGGCCACGGTGTTCGGGGTGCGGGACCGCGACTGGGTGGAGCAGGTGCACGCGGCCGTCGAGCTGTACTCGGGGGCCGGGCACACCTCCTGCGACCTGCGGGGCTATGTGGCCGCGGCGCTGACTCCGGAGCACACTCCGGTACGGGTCTCGGTCTGGCCGCGGCTGCCGCTCACGCCCTCGGGCAAACCGGACCGCGCCTACCTGCGCTCCGTCTCACCACCGGACCCCACCGCGTCGACCGCCCACACCACCGCCAGGGGCGGCCCGACCGCCACCGCACCGGGCGTCCCCAAGGCCTCCGCGCCGGGTCTCCCGACCACCTCCGCATCAGGCGCCCCGAACGCCACCGCCCTCCGCGGCGCCGGCGCCCCGCGCGTCGGTGGGACGGCCCTCAGCTCCCCGCGCGGAGCCACCGCGCGGGACGACCCCGTCCGCGTGAGCGGCGTGGGTCACCAGCCCGATCACGCCTCCTCGCGAACCAGAAAGGGCGTTCCATGA
- a CDS encoding 2-amino-3,7-dideoxy-D-threo-hept-6-ulosonate synthase — protein sequence MTGFGHFARSLRLRRLYRHSTAGLMITPLDHSIHDGPVVPKGTTLDQLAARIAAGGADAVVVHKGSVRHISPERFAAMSLIIHLNASTSQALDPNAKYVVAGVEEALRLGADAVSVHVNLGSDDERQQIGDLGRIADACDRWNLPLLAMVYPRGPRISDPRDPAVVAHAVTIAADLGADLVKTVFLGSTAEMLDLTAACPVPVLVAGGPALEKEEDVLAYVRDAIAGGAGGVAMGRNIFQAKDPRALAAKVARIVHHFPEQHFTTVPFSESGGRERLHSERLTPDHLDGTPLDDPHHDDTPHDDTHLDGPSLDGSSLDHLTGGPHHDGRQTVLA from the coding sequence ATGACCGGTTTCGGCCACTTCGCCCGGTCGCTGCGGCTTCGGCGGCTCTACCGCCACAGCACGGCCGGCCTGATGATCACCCCTCTCGACCATTCGATCCACGACGGTCCCGTGGTGCCGAAGGGCACCACGCTCGACCAGCTCGCCGCCCGGATCGCGGCCGGCGGCGCCGACGCCGTCGTCGTGCACAAGGGCAGCGTCCGGCACATCAGCCCGGAGCGGTTCGCCGCGATGTCGCTGATCATCCACCTCAACGCGAGCACCAGCCAGGCGCTCGACCCCAACGCCAAGTACGTCGTCGCCGGCGTCGAGGAGGCCCTGCGCCTCGGCGCGGACGCGGTCAGCGTCCACGTCAACCTCGGCTCCGACGACGAGCGGCAGCAGATCGGCGACCTCGGCCGGATCGCCGACGCCTGCGACCGCTGGAACCTGCCGCTGCTCGCGATGGTGTACCCGCGCGGGCCGCGGATCAGCGACCCCCGGGACCCGGCGGTCGTCGCGCACGCCGTGACGATCGCCGCGGACCTGGGCGCGGACCTGGTCAAGACCGTCTTCCTCGGATCCACCGCGGAGATGCTCGACCTGACCGCGGCCTGCCCGGTGCCGGTGCTCGTCGCCGGCGGCCCCGCCCTGGAGAAGGAGGAGGACGTCCTGGCGTACGTCAGGGACGCCATCGCCGGAGGGGCGGGCGGGGTGGCCATGGGCCGCAACATCTTCCAGGCCAAGGACCCGCGCGCGCTGGCGGCCAAGGTCGCAAGGATCGTGCACCACTTCCCCGAACAGCACTTCACCACCGTCCCGTTCAGCGAGTCGGGCGGCCGGGAGCGGCTTCACAGCGAACGCCTCACCCCCGACCACCTCGACGGCACACCGCTCGACGACCCGCACCACGACGACACCCCTCACGACGACACCCACCTCGACGGCCCGTCGCTCGACGGCTCGTCTCTCGACCATCTGACAGGAGGTCCGCATCATGACGGACGCCAAACTGTGCTGGCTTGA